From Deferrisoma camini S3R1, the proteins below share one genomic window:
- a CDS encoding ATP-binding cassette domain-containing protein has product MLRVENVSLAFGGLQVLDDVGFSVEEGRITSVVGPNGAGKTSLFNVIGGFYRPDRGRVWFDGRDITRLPPHRRAALGLGRTFQNIALYRGLSALDNIKLGAHPHVRSGILACGFRLPRARQEELELRERVEREVIDFLEIEHVRGVPVASLPYGLQKRVELARALALRPRLLLLDEPVAGMNREETEDMARFVLDLVEERGITVLLVEHDMGVVMDLSDHVVVLNFGRVIAQGRPAEVAEHPEVIRAYLGTRREGDPSGPPLPGSAEPLARGPGDRRP; this is encoded by the coding sequence ATCCTGCGGGTGGAGAACGTGTCCCTGGCGTTCGGCGGGCTCCAGGTGCTTGACGACGTGGGGTTCTCCGTGGAGGAGGGCAGGATCACCTCCGTGGTGGGGCCCAACGGCGCCGGCAAGACGAGCCTGTTCAACGTGATCGGGGGGTTCTACCGGCCGGACCGGGGACGGGTGTGGTTCGACGGCCGCGACATCACCCGTTTGCCCCCCCACCGCCGCGCCGCCCTGGGGCTGGGCCGCACGTTCCAGAACATCGCCCTGTACCGGGGCCTGAGCGCCCTCGATAACATCAAGCTCGGCGCCCATCCCCACGTGCGCTCGGGCATCCTGGCCTGCGGGTTCCGGCTGCCCCGGGCCCGGCAGGAGGAGCTGGAGCTGCGCGAGCGGGTGGAGCGGGAGGTGATCGACTTCCTGGAGATCGAGCACGTGCGGGGTGTGCCCGTGGCCTCGCTGCCGTACGGCCTGCAGAAGAGGGTGGAGCTGGCCCGGGCCCTGGCCCTTCGGCCCCGGCTGCTCCTCCTTGACGAGCCCGTGGCCGGCATGAACCGGGAGGAGACCGAGGACATGGCCCGGTTCGTGCTCGACCTGGTGGAGGAGCGGGGCATCACCGTGCTCCTGGTGGAGCACGACATGGGGGTGGTGATGGACCTGTCGGACCACGTGGTGGTCCTGAACTTCGGACGGGTGATCGCCCAGGGCCGGCCGGCGGAGGTGGCCGAGCACCCCGAGGTGATCCGGGCCTACCTGGGGACCCGCCGGGAGGGAGATCCATCAGGCCCCCCGCTCCCGGGTTCGGCAGAGCCACTTGCCCGGGGGCCAGGAGACCGAAGACCGTAG
- a CDS encoding divergent polysaccharide deacetylase family protein, producing the protein MPRRAERKAPRTRRWVWVGAWLACIALVALAYLLGRRAAQQPPSPPPPALTALQDLLGPLEGPSAEIRVADAAAAAAFVDELRQAARRDGVPVAGESRGPSRIRVRLDLPGGPYPVVVRWARPPAEAPRLAVVIDDMGRNLERARAFLDLPIPVTPSVLPYLKHSADVARLATARGRVVLLHLPMEPRGYPRRADPGPHALMVGLPEAEVRARVRQALESVPGVRGVNNHMGSRFTEQSEPLAWVMDELASRGLFFLDSLTTARSVAFEAARRAGVPALRRDVFIDNERTSEAIGRQLERAVARALRTGRAVAIGHPYPVTLKTLRAWAPRFGEAGVRVVPLEALLP; encoded by the coding sequence ATGCCCCGTAGGGCCGAACGGAAGGCGCCCCGAACCCGCAGGTGGGTATGGGTGGGGGCGTGGCTCGCGTGCATCGCCCTGGTGGCGCTGGCCTACCTGCTGGGCCGCCGGGCGGCCCAGCAGCCCCCCTCGCCCCCGCCGCCGGCCCTCACCGCGCTCCAGGACCTCCTCGGCCCCCTCGAGGGCCCGTCGGCCGAGATCCGGGTGGCCGACGCGGCCGCGGCCGCAGCGTTCGTGGACGAGCTTCGCCAGGCCGCCCGGCGCGACGGGGTGCCCGTGGCCGGGGAGTCCCGCGGCCCCTCCCGCATCCGGGTGCGCCTCGACCTGCCCGGCGGCCCCTACCCGGTGGTGGTGCGATGGGCCCGTCCGCCTGCCGAGGCCCCGCGGCTCGCCGTGGTGATCGACGATATGGGCCGGAACCTCGAACGGGCCCGGGCGTTCCTAGACCTGCCGATCCCGGTGACCCCCTCGGTGCTGCCGTACCTCAAGCACAGCGCGGACGTGGCCCGCCTGGCCACGGCCCGGGGCCGGGTGGTGCTGCTGCACCTACCCATGGAGCCGCGCGGCTACCCCCGGCGGGCCGATCCCGGCCCCCACGCCCTCATGGTGGGCCTGCCGGAGGCCGAGGTGCGCGCCCGGGTTCGGCAGGCCCTGGAGTCGGTGCCCGGGGTGAGAGGGGTGAACAACCACATGGGCAGCCGGTTCACCGAGCAGTCGGAGCCCCTGGCATGGGTGATGGACGAGCTGGCCAGCCGGGGGCTCTTCTTCCTGGACAGCCTCACCACGGCGCGCAGCGTGGCGTTCGAGGCGGCCCGGCGGGCCGGGGTTCCGGCCCTGCGGCGGGACGTGTTCATCGATAACGAGCGCACCTCCGAGGCCATCGGCCGGCAGCTCGAGCGGGCCGTGGCCCGGGCCCTGCGCACCGGCCGGGCCGTGGCCATCGGACACCCCTACCCGGTCACCCTGAAGACCCTGCGGGCCTGGGCCCCCCGGTTCGGCGAGGCCGGGGTGCGGGTGGTGCCCCTCGAGGCGCTCCTGCCCTAG
- a CDS encoding glucose-6-phosphate isomerase (catalyzes the formation of D-fructose 6-phosphate from D-glucose 6-phosphate), which produces MSESSVQTVTLHYANALADRVGPAGLTPADLEAQAGAVARVHRDINERRTAGDLGFYELPHRTDGLEASQAMARQVGESCENLLVLGIGGSALGTLAVHRALCPALHNLWPRRRRGGMRLFVCDNVDPETIAELLEWLDPNETAVNVISKSGGTAETLAQFLRVYGWLRDALGPDAARRRVVVTTDPDKGFLRRLARQEGLPALDVPPNVGGRFSVLTPVGLFPLACAGVDVEGLLAGAAHMESHVSRPDLWENPAYLFGLIHVLFYRRGRNVNVMMPYSDALRDVADWFRQLWAESLGKRYALDGGEVFVGPTPVKALGTTDQHSQVQLYMEGPPDKVITFLEVAHPRREVRCPPLFPEAEEAAYLGGKTLGELLGAEKRATEAALTENGRPNLTLALDRVDAHQVGQVLFLLEAATVFAGGLLGINPLDQPGVELGKRLTFALMGRPGYGDLAGRVGELSDPDPRWRCPRP; this is translated from the coding sequence ATGAGCGAGTCGTCCGTCCAGACGGTGACCCTCCACTACGCCAACGCGCTCGCCGACCGGGTGGGCCCGGCCGGGCTCACCCCGGCCGACCTGGAGGCCCAGGCCGGGGCCGTGGCCCGCGTGCACCGCGACATCAACGAGCGCCGAACCGCCGGGGATCTGGGGTTCTACGAGTTGCCCCACCGCACCGACGGCCTGGAGGCGAGCCAGGCCATGGCCCGGCAGGTCGGGGAGAGTTGCGAGAACCTGCTCGTCCTGGGAATCGGGGGGAGCGCCCTGGGCACCCTGGCGGTCCACCGGGCCCTGTGCCCGGCCCTGCACAACCTGTGGCCCCGGCGCCGGCGCGGGGGCATGCGGCTGTTCGTGTGCGACAACGTGGACCCCGAGACGATCGCCGAGTTGCTGGAGTGGCTCGACCCCAACGAAACCGCGGTGAACGTGATCTCCAAGTCCGGCGGCACGGCCGAGACCCTGGCCCAGTTCCTGCGGGTGTACGGGTGGCTCCGGGACGCCCTGGGCCCCGATGCGGCCCGGCGGCGGGTGGTGGTGACCACCGATCCGGACAAGGGGTTCCTGCGGCGCCTGGCCCGGCAGGAGGGCCTGCCGGCCCTGGACGTGCCCCCCAACGTGGGGGGGCGGTTCTCGGTGCTCACCCCGGTGGGGCTGTTCCCCCTGGCCTGCGCGGGGGTCGACGTGGAGGGCCTGCTGGCGGGGGCCGCGCACATGGAATCCCACGTGTCCCGGCCCGACCTGTGGGAGAACCCCGCCTACCTGTTCGGGCTGATCCACGTGCTGTTCTACCGCCGGGGGCGCAACGTGAACGTGATGATGCCCTACAGCGACGCCCTTCGGGACGTGGCCGACTGGTTCCGTCAGCTCTGGGCCGAGAGCCTGGGCAAGCGTTACGCCCTCGACGGGGGGGAGGTGTTCGTGGGGCCGACCCCGGTCAAGGCGCTGGGAACCACCGACCAGCACAGCCAGGTGCAGCTGTACATGGAGGGCCCTCCGGACAAGGTCATCACGTTCCTCGAGGTGGCACACCCCCGCCGGGAGGTCCGCTGCCCGCCGCTGTTCCCCGAGGCCGAGGAAGCGGCGTACCTGGGGGGGAAGACCCTGGGGGAGCTGCTGGGGGCCGAAAAACGCGCCACCGAGGCGGCCCTGACCGAGAACGGACGGCCCAACCTGACCCTGGCCCTCGACCGGGTCGACGCCCACCAGGTGGGCCAGGTGCTGTTCCTGCTGGAGGCGGCCACCGTGTTCGCCGGGGGCCTCCTGGGGATCAACCCCCTGGACCAGCCGGGAGTGGAGCTCGGCAAACGCCTGACCTTCGCCCTCATGGGCCGGCCAGGGTACGGGGACCTGGCCGGACGGGTGGGGGAGCTGTCGGATCCGGATCCCCGGTGGAGGTGCCCCCGGCCGTGA
- a CDS encoding branched-chain amino acid ABC transporter permease: MRIGDFKETYAADEALLRTPPVRFWMAVFGVALVVFPWVAGDYPVYLADLVGITVISALGLNLLTGFTGQISLGHAAFMGVGAYTAAALSSRWGLGLWATLPAAGGVAAAFGLVVGAPSLRIKGLYLAMATLAAQVIAEFGFVHLESITGGIRGINVPPARLGPLEFGTDRALYAVIVAVAALATWFAANLKRSAPGRAFVAVRDRDIAAEIMGVPLFGTKLRAFALGAFYAGVAGALWAYFMKVVTPEHFPLSLSIHYLAVIIVGGLGTVIGSVFGAVFMTLVPEILRGLASLARPHYPEAMVLLSPMTDVVFGGLIVGFLLFEPHGLAEIWQRTKRFFRLWPFVH, translated from the coding sequence ATGCGCATCGGCGACTTCAAGGAGACCTACGCGGCCGACGAGGCCCTGCTGCGGACCCCGCCCGTGCGGTTCTGGATGGCGGTGTTCGGGGTGGCGCTCGTGGTGTTCCCGTGGGTGGCGGGCGACTATCCCGTGTACCTGGCCGACCTGGTGGGCATCACCGTGATCTCGGCCCTGGGGCTCAACCTGCTCACGGGGTTCACCGGCCAGATCAGCCTGGGCCACGCGGCGTTCATGGGGGTGGGGGCGTACACGGCGGCGGCGCTGTCGTCGCGCTGGGGCCTGGGGCTGTGGGCCACCCTGCCGGCGGCCGGCGGCGTGGCCGCGGCGTTCGGCCTGGTGGTGGGCGCGCCGAGCCTGCGGATCAAGGGCCTGTACCTGGCCATGGCCACGCTCGCGGCCCAGGTGATCGCGGAGTTCGGGTTCGTGCACCTGGAGTCGATCACCGGCGGGATCCGGGGCATCAACGTGCCCCCGGCCCGGCTGGGGCCCCTGGAGTTCGGCACCGACCGGGCCCTGTACGCCGTGATCGTGGCCGTGGCCGCCCTGGCCACCTGGTTCGCCGCCAACCTCAAGCGCTCGGCGCCGGGCCGGGCCTTCGTGGCGGTGCGCGACCGGGACATCGCGGCCGAGATCATGGGCGTGCCCCTGTTCGGGACCAAGCTCCGGGCCTTCGCCCTGGGCGCGTTCTACGCGGGCGTGGCCGGCGCCCTGTGGGCCTACTTCATGAAGGTCGTCACGCCCGAGCACTTCCCCCTGAGCCTGTCCATCCACTACCTGGCCGTGATCATCGTAGGCGGGCTCGGCACGGTGATCGGGTCGGTGTTCGGGGCCGTGTTCATGACGCTGGTGCCCGAGATCCTGCGGGGGCTCGCCAGCCTGGCCCGGCCCCACTACCCGGAGGCGATGGTGCTGCTCTCGCCCATGACCGACGTGGTGTTCGGGGGCTTGATCGTGGGGTTCCTGCTATTCGAGCCCCACGGCCTGGCCGAGATCTGGCAGCGCACGAAGCGGTTCTTCCGGCTGTGGCCGTTCGTCCACTAG
- a CDS encoding Ppx/GppA phosphatase family protein has product MEVPPAVTLWASADLGSNTFRLLVAEEVRPGVVRPAELRQRVVRLAEGLRPGGAIQPRARARAEALLGEFRRHLDARGVEHRVGFLAAAGRNAVDGQEFAARAGEILGGPVRIVSGGEEARLSLRGALGLLARPASRVLFLDIGGGSTEVAAWEGDAPTGGVSLPVGVVGLWEARTWADPPGPGDLGAARAACRAAWERLGPAFDPCRWADDLGSGRAEVVATAGTPLTVAAQVTGRPVSQTRGLSGVWVERRGFDEVFRAFRTCRRADRARLPSVEPGREDVILPGLVLLETFLDRFSAPGFRVSDGGLLEGGLLHAVEQARGAARLEPYAALQQTPCPPELWRGS; this is encoded by the coding sequence GTGGAGGTGCCCCCGGCCGTGACCCTGTGGGCCTCGGCAGACCTGGGCTCCAACACCTTCCGCCTCCTGGTGGCCGAGGAGGTGCGACCCGGGGTGGTGCGGCCGGCCGAGCTGCGGCAGCGGGTGGTGCGGCTGGCCGAGGGCCTTCGGCCGGGGGGCGCGATCCAGCCGAGGGCCCGGGCCCGGGCCGAGGCCCTGCTCGGTGAGTTCCGGCGGCACCTGGACGCCCGGGGGGTGGAGCACCGGGTGGGGTTCCTGGCGGCCGCCGGCCGCAACGCCGTGGACGGGCAGGAGTTTGCGGCCCGGGCCGGGGAGATCCTGGGGGGCCCGGTCCGGATCGTCTCGGGCGGCGAGGAGGCCCGCCTGTCGCTGCGGGGGGCCCTGGGGCTGCTCGCCCGGCCCGCGTCACGGGTGCTGTTCCTGGACATCGGGGGCGGGTCCACCGAGGTGGCGGCCTGGGAGGGGGACGCCCCGACCGGAGGGGTGAGCCTCCCGGTGGGGGTGGTGGGGCTCTGGGAGGCCCGGACCTGGGCCGACCCCCCCGGCCCGGGGGACCTCGGGGCCGCCCGGGCCGCCTGCCGGGCCGCCTGGGAGCGGCTCGGGCCGGCGTTCGATCCCTGCCGGTGGGCGGACGACCTGGGGAGCGGTCGGGCCGAGGTGGTGGCCACGGCCGGCACCCCCCTGACCGTGGCGGCCCAGGTCACCGGCCGGCCGGTGAGCCAGACCCGCGGGCTCTCGGGGGTGTGGGTGGAGCGGCGCGGGTTCGACGAGGTGTTCCGGGCGTTCCGTACCTGCCGCCGGGCGGATCGGGCGCGGCTCCCGAGCGTGGAGCCGGGCCGGGAGGACGTGATCCTGCCCGGCCTGGTGCTGTTGGAGACGTTTTTGGACCGGTTCTCGGCCCCGGGCTTTCGGGTGAGCGACGGCGGCCTGCTGGAGGGGGGCCTTCTCCACGCCGTGGAGCAGGCCCGGGGAGCGGCCCGCCTGGAGCCGTACGCGGCCCTCCAGCAGACCCCGTGTCCCCCGGAGCTTTGGCGTGGATCGTGA
- the serS gene encoding serine--tRNA ligase, whose amino-acid sequence MLSIRTLREQTDRVRKALADRGAEVDLDRILRLDERRREILRELEALRNRRNEASKEVGRIKRQGGDASAIMAEMREVGTRIKALEAEQREVEPQLQDLLLRVPNVPHESVPVGQTEDDNPVVRTWGEPPSFDFEPLPHWELGERLGILDFERAAKIAGARFVVLKGLGSRLERALIQFMLDLHTEEHGYTEVWPPFMVNSTAMTGTGQLPKFEEDLFHLTGTDYYLVPTAEVPVTNLHAGEILNEGSLPTSYTAYTPCFRAEAGAYGKDTRGMIRQHQFDKVELVKFAHPDRSYDELEALTRNAEEVLRRLGLPYRVVTLCTGDLGFSAAKTYDLEVWLPGQGRYREISSCSNFEDFQARRANIRFRPKGGRGTRLVHTLNGSGLAVGRTLVAILENYQQPDGSVVVPEALRPYVKADRIEAAV is encoded by the coding sequence ATGCTTTCGATTCGCACCCTGCGTGAGCAGACCGACCGGGTACGGAAAGCCCTGGCCGACCGGGGCGCCGAAGTGGACCTGGACCGGATCCTCAGGCTGGACGAACGCCGTCGGGAGATCTTGCGGGAACTCGAGGCCCTGCGCAACCGGCGCAACGAGGCCTCGAAGGAGGTGGGCCGGATCAAGCGGCAGGGCGGGGACGCCTCGGCCATCATGGCCGAGATGCGGGAGGTGGGGACGAGGATCAAGGCCCTGGAGGCCGAGCAGCGGGAGGTGGAGCCCCAGCTCCAGGACCTGCTGCTTCGGGTGCCCAACGTGCCCCACGAGTCCGTGCCCGTGGGCCAGACCGAGGACGACAACCCGGTCGTGCGCACCTGGGGCGAGCCCCCGTCGTTCGACTTCGAGCCCCTCCCCCACTGGGAGCTGGGGGAGCGGCTGGGCATCCTGGACTTCGAGCGGGCCGCCAAGATCGCCGGGGCCCGGTTCGTGGTGCTCAAGGGGCTGGGGTCGCGGCTGGAGCGGGCGCTGATCCAGTTCATGCTCGACCTCCACACCGAAGAGCACGGCTACACCGAGGTGTGGCCGCCGTTCATGGTGAACTCGACCGCCATGACCGGCACGGGGCAGCTGCCCAAGTTCGAGGAGGACCTGTTTCACCTCACCGGCACCGACTACTACCTCGTGCCCACCGCCGAGGTGCCGGTCACCAACCTCCACGCCGGCGAGATCCTGAACGAAGGATCCCTGCCCACCTCCTACACCGCCTACACCCCCTGCTTCCGGGCCGAGGCCGGGGCCTACGGCAAGGACACCCGGGGGATGATCCGCCAGCACCAGTTCGACAAGGTGGAGCTGGTGAAGTTCGCCCATCCCGACCGCTCCTACGACGAGCTGGAGGCCCTCACCCGCAACGCCGAGGAGGTGCTCCGGCGGCTGGGGCTGCCGTACCGGGTGGTCACCCTGTGCACCGGCGATCTGGGGTTCTCGGCGGCCAAGACCTACGACCTCGAGGTGTGGCTGCCGGGCCAGGGTCGGTACCGGGAGATCAGCTCCTGCTCCAACTTCGAGGACTTCCAAGCCCGACGGGCGAACATCCGGTTCCGGCCCAAGGGCGGAAGGGGCACCCGGCTCGTGCACACCCTGAACGGCTCGGGCCTGGCCGTGGGCCGCACCCTGGTGGCCATCCTCGAAAACTACCAACAACCCGACGGCTCCGTGGTCGTTCCCGAGGCCCTTCGCCCCTACGTAAAGGCCGACCGGATCGAAGCGGCCGTCTGA
- the amrA gene encoding AmmeMemoRadiSam system protein A produces the protein MARLDDEARNELLTIARQSIREGLRGRRYVPPVPRRPSLREPAGAFVTLHEAGALRGCIGTFQADRPLYRNVVEMARAAAFEDPRFPPLRPDEFDRIDLEISVLTPMRRVESPQEVEVGRHGVYIVHGPHRGVLLPQVAVEQGWDRETFLDHTCLKAGLPQKAWRSGAEIYVFEAEVFGEEGG, from the coding sequence ATGGCACGGCTCGACGACGAGGCTCGAAACGAGCTGCTCACCATCGCGAGGCAGTCGATCCGCGAGGGGCTCCGGGGCCGGCGGTACGTCCCGCCGGTGCCGCGTCGGCCCTCCCTACGGGAGCCGGCCGGGGCGTTCGTGACCCTGCACGAGGCCGGGGCCCTGCGGGGTTGCATCGGCACGTTTCAGGCGGACCGCCCCCTGTACCGAAACGTGGTCGAGATGGCCCGGGCCGCCGCGTTCGAAGACCCCCGGTTCCCGCCCCTGCGGCCCGACGAGTTCGACCGGATCGACCTGGAGATCAGCGTGCTCACCCCGATGAGGCGGGTGGAATCGCCCCAGGAGGTGGAGGTGGGCCGGCACGGGGTGTACATCGTCCACGGCCCCCACCGGGGGGTGCTGCTGCCCCAGGTGGCCGTGGAGCAGGGGTGGGACCGGGAGACGTTCCTGGACCACACCTGCCTCAAGGCCGGCCTTCCACAGAAGGCCTGGCGCTCCGGCGCCGAGATCTACGTGTTCGAGGCCGAGGTGTTCGGGGAGGAAGGGGGCTAG
- a CDS encoding branched-chain amino acid ABC transporter permease encodes MDFLIQLLVSGVAVGGVYALVGLGFVAIFKATGILNFATGEFMMIGAYFGYTALVGLHLPFWAALLVALAGAAAVALVVERALLRPLFGQPTITVVMVTLGLSSILKGLAQIIWTAEFRSFPRIFPRKPVFLGPAVVPSRLFYGFLIALAAVAVLAAFFRYARAGVAMRATASDQGAAYSLGVDIRRMFGLAWGIGAAAAALGGVVVGAIGGISPQLGALGLKVFPVVILGGLDSVAGAIVGGILIGVLENLAGGYLDPYVPGGSVKEVVPFLVLLLILLVRPYGLFGTREIERV; translated from the coding sequence GTGGACTTCCTGATCCAGCTTCTCGTGAGCGGGGTGGCCGTGGGGGGGGTGTACGCCCTGGTGGGGCTGGGGTTCGTGGCCATCTTCAAGGCCACGGGCATCCTCAACTTCGCCACGGGCGAGTTCATGATGATCGGCGCCTACTTCGGGTACACGGCCCTGGTGGGCCTGCACCTGCCGTTCTGGGCCGCCCTGCTCGTGGCCCTGGCCGGGGCGGCGGCCGTGGCCCTGGTGGTGGAGCGAGCCCTGCTCCGGCCCCTGTTCGGCCAACCCACCATCACCGTGGTCATGGTGACCCTGGGCCTCTCGAGCATCCTCAAGGGGCTCGCGCAGATCATCTGGACCGCCGAGTTCCGCAGCTTTCCCCGCATCTTCCCCCGAAAGCCCGTGTTCCTGGGGCCGGCCGTGGTGCCGAGCCGGCTGTTCTACGGGTTCCTGATCGCCCTGGCCGCGGTGGCCGTGCTGGCCGCGTTCTTCCGGTACGCCCGGGCGGGGGTGGCCATGCGGGCCACGGCCTCGGACCAGGGCGCGGCCTACTCCCTGGGGGTGGACATCCGGCGCATGTTCGGCCTGGCCTGGGGCATCGGGGCGGCCGCGGCGGCCCTGGGGGGGGTGGTGGTGGGGGCGATCGGCGGCATCAGCCCCCAGTTGGGGGCCTTGGGGCTCAAGGTGTTCCCGGTGGTGATCCTGGGGGGGCTCGACAGCGTGGCCGGGGCGATCGTGGGGGGGATCCTGATCGGGGTCCTCGAGAACCTGGCCGGGGGATACCTGGACCCCTACGTGCCCGGGGGGTCGGTGAAGGAGGTGGTCCCGTTCCTGGTGCTGCTGCTGATCCTGCTGGTGCGGCCCTACGGCCTGTTCGGCACCCGCGAGATCGAACGAGTCTAA
- a CDS encoding dihydropteroate synthase, with protein sequence MVIIAENLTVTHAGVARALAERDPGPLRALARAAGEAGASWLDLNLGRSAGREEVRFVLDAIAGVWSGGVLVDATRPEPMAWAAEAWSGPLALNGYSGDPGREGILDLAAQLGVDLVVFCMASGVPREADERLALAAELVGRCEAAGVPLERIWIDPVLVPLGWQEGQAYNAALIEVLRRLPEVFGAPVNTVVGLSNLTTGAAGGRGTGWLQGVFLAAAAGAGLTHVMLDATRPDLVRTVAALEVLQNRRLYAPEEFRVPPGTP encoded by the coding sequence ATGGTGATCATCGCCGAGAACCTGACCGTGACGCATGCGGGCGTGGCCCGCGCCCTGGCCGAGCGCGATCCCGGCCCCCTGCGCGCCCTGGCCCGGGCCGCGGGGGAGGCCGGGGCCTCCTGGCTGGACCTGAACCTGGGCCGCTCCGCCGGCCGGGAGGAGGTGCGGTTCGTGCTGGACGCCATCGCCGGGGTGTGGTCCGGCGGTGTCCTGGTGGACGCGACCCGCCCCGAACCCATGGCCTGGGCGGCCGAGGCGTGGTCGGGTCCCCTTGCCCTCAACGGCTACTCGGGCGACCCGGGGCGCGAGGGCATCCTAGACCTGGCCGCGCAGCTGGGGGTGGACCTGGTGGTCTTCTGCATGGCCTCCGGCGTCCCGCGCGAGGCGGACGAGCGGTTGGCGTTGGCGGCCGAGCTGGTGGGGCGGTGCGAGGCCGCCGGGGTGCCGCTGGAGCGGATCTGGATCGACCCGGTCCTGGTCCCCCTGGGCTGGCAGGAGGGGCAGGCGTACAACGCCGCCCTGATCGAAGTGCTTCGGCGGCTTCCCGAGGTGTTCGGGGCGCCGGTGAACACGGTGGTGGGGTTGTCGAACCTGACCACAGGGGCCGCCGGCGGCCGCGGGACCGGCTGGCTGCAGGGGGTGTTCCTGGCCGCGGCCGCCGGAGCGGGCCTGACCCACGTCATGCTCGACGCAACCCGGCCCGATCTGGTGCGCACCGTGGCCGCCCTCGAGGTGCTCCAGAACCGGCGCCTGTACGCCCCCGAGGAGTTTCGGGTTCCACCGGGCACCCCCTGA
- a CDS encoding S41 family peptidase — MMGWKRGGVPVVWAAALVVVGVLVSGALWARPPEVPPEERDELYQRLKILAEAMDVVQRNYVEPVSPKDLVYGAVEGIVARLDPHSSFLTPEMFQEMQVETEGTFGGLGIEITVRDGRLTVVSPIEDTPAARAGIQAGDVIVKIEDEPTQDMDLMEAVRRMRGPKGTRITIYILRKGWDKPKAFTLTRDVIRIKSVRARRVGDVGVIRLAQFQQATHREVADALDRFRKEGGLAGLVLDLRNNPGGLLDQAVKVADLFLRKGTVVSTKGRDPEQEVVYTARDDGTEPDLPLVVLVNGGTASASEIVAGALQDHHRALILGERTFGKGSVQTILPLSDGSGLRITTALYYTPSGRTIQARGIEPDVRVAAGPGDPEQPPPERAHAQVREEDLKGHFEPHEGEAAEPAAKPEGEKPAEEEADLTQDRQLQRAVQILHALKVFGLGQTAGAESQADDDVSHAP, encoded by the coding sequence ATGATGGGTTGGAAGCGTGGGGGAGTTCCCGTGGTGTGGGCGGCGGCCCTCGTGGTGGTGGGCGTGCTCGTGTCCGGAGCCCTGTGGGCCCGGCCGCCCGAGGTCCCCCCGGAGGAGCGCGACGAGCTGTACCAGCGGCTCAAGATCCTCGCCGAGGCCATGGACGTGGTGCAGCGGAACTACGTGGAGCCCGTGAGCCCCAAGGACCTGGTGTACGGCGCGGTGGAGGGCATCGTGGCCCGGCTCGACCCCCACTCGTCCTTCCTGACCCCTGAGATGTTCCAGGAGATGCAGGTGGAGACCGAGGGGACGTTCGGGGGCCTGGGCATCGAGATCACGGTGCGCGACGGCCGGCTGACCGTGGTGAGCCCCATCGAGGACACCCCGGCCGCCCGGGCGGGGATCCAGGCCGGCGACGTGATCGTGAAGATCGAGGACGAGCCCACCCAGGACATGGACCTCATGGAGGCCGTCCGGCGGATGCGGGGGCCCAAGGGGACCCGCATCACCATCTACATCCTGCGCAAAGGATGGGACAAGCCCAAGGCCTTCACCCTGACCCGGGACGTGATCCGGATCAAGAGCGTCAGGGCCCGGAGGGTGGGCGACGTGGGCGTCATCCGGCTCGCCCAGTTCCAGCAGGCCACCCACCGGGAGGTGGCCGACGCCCTGGACCGGTTCCGGAAGGAGGGAGGGCTGGCAGGGCTGGTGCTCGATCTGCGCAACAACCCGGGGGGGCTCCTGGACCAGGCGGTGAAGGTGGCCGACCTGTTCCTCCGGAAGGGCACTGTGGTCTCCACCAAGGGCCGCGACCCCGAGCAGGAGGTGGTGTACACGGCCCGGGACGACGGCACCGAGCCGGACCTGCCCCTGGTGGTACTGGTGAACGGGGGCACGGCCTCGGCCTCCGAGATCGTGGCCGGAGCCCTGCAGGACCACCACCGCGCCCTGATCCTGGGAGAGCGGACCTTTGGGAAGGGCAGCGTCCAGACGATCCTGCCCCTCTCGGACGGCTCGGGGCTTCGGATCACCACGGCCCTGTACTACACCCCCTCGGGCCGAACCATCCAGGCCCGGGGCATCGAGCCCGACGTGCGGGTGGCCGCCGGGCCGGGGGATCCGGAGCAGCCGCCGCCCGAACGGGCCCACGCCCAGGTGCGTGAGGAGGACCTGAAGGGCCACTTCGAGCCCCACGAAGGCGAGGCGGCCGAGCCCGCCGCCAAGCCCGAGGGCGAGAAGCCCGCCGAGGAGGAGGCGGATCTGACCCAGGACCGGCAGCTGCAGCGGGCGGTCCAGATCCTCCACGCCCTGAAGGTGTTCGGTCTGGGGCAGACCGCCGGGGCCGAGTCCCAGGCCGACGACGACGTCTCCCATGCCCCGTAG